The Fortiea contorta PCC 7126 genome has a segment encoding these proteins:
- a CDS encoding amylo-alpha-1,6-glucosidase, producing the protein MDNLDTREWLLTNGLGSFASGTVADARTRAYHGWLFAATNPPSERTLLFSHLDASLEVKGKVVALGTNYWSGGEIDPTGYQLLRSFDINPVPKWVWGEDEWVLSRQLIMPYGLVGEVSSTTEETKIDLPFSACPLNPVADEFCHRLLIHYRYEGTDLGILNLRLLIGDRNFHHQQIAHPGLQFSQLLLPQQVCLQAVTTEGFGTPWHLRWTKGEYKPDPLWYWHYSLPEETQRGLGDGETLYSPGYLTVPLQPGDTVTLAAQVGFPNPLQAALSPETFTTSVEAEQQRLQQIFPPSITGELLQSSLWSQLLRASDQFIVYRASIAGPTVIAGYHWFNDWGRDTLISLPGLALVTQRFDLAKGLLQTFGRYCRHGLIPNAFPDIGGEPFYNSIDAALWWIETLGLYLEATQDWQFLAEQFPVVQQIHKAFLGGTRYNIQADATDGLIGWDARGVALTWMDAVVEGQPVTPRLGKPVEINALWYSALCWGSQWAKKLSELESGSSAVRLANQGQRYAQQAQQVKASLQKFWNPKLCYLYDTIEPDDRRNSQIRPNAVLALSLHHCGFSPQQGCQILDRATSSLLTPYGLRTLDPGDPQYMGKYLGNPKERDRAYHQGTVWCWLIGPFSRAWQRFYPQVPLPFDWQPLLEHFLCDACLGSISEIFDGDAPHAPRGAIAQAWSVAEVIRHLPNQHIHK; encoded by the coding sequence CTTCTGAGCGCACCTTGCTATTTTCGCACCTGGACGCCAGCCTGGAAGTTAAAGGAAAAGTTGTGGCACTGGGGACTAATTATTGGAGCGGAGGTGAAATTGATCCAACTGGCTATCAACTACTGCGCTCTTTTGATATTAACCCAGTTCCGAAATGGGTTTGGGGTGAAGATGAGTGGGTCTTGAGTAGACAATTAATCATGCCCTACGGTTTAGTAGGGGAGGTGAGCAGCACCACCGAGGAAACGAAAATAGATTTACCCTTTTCGGCTTGTCCCCTTAACCCTGTAGCCGACGAATTTTGTCATCGCCTGCTGATCCATTACCGTTATGAAGGCACAGACTTAGGAATTTTGAACCTGAGGCTGTTGATTGGCGATCGCAATTTTCATCACCAACAAATAGCTCACCCAGGATTACAATTTTCTCAACTGTTATTACCACAGCAAGTCTGCCTACAAGCGGTAACTACTGAAGGTTTTGGTACACCCTGGCACTTGCGCTGGACAAAAGGAGAGTATAAACCAGACCCACTATGGTACTGGCATTATAGTTTACCAGAAGAAACCCAGCGAGGATTAGGCGATGGTGAAACCCTTTATAGCCCCGGTTACTTAACAGTTCCCCTGCAGCCAGGAGACACAGTTACCTTAGCCGCGCAGGTGGGTTTCCCCAATCCACTACAAGCAGCTTTGAGTCCGGAAACTTTTACCACATCTGTGGAAGCAGAACAACAACGGCTTCAGCAAATTTTTCCACCGAGTATCACAGGAGAATTACTTCAATCTTCCCTTTGGTCACAACTACTACGAGCCAGCGATCAATTTATCGTCTATCGAGCTTCAATTGCTGGCCCCACGGTCATTGCTGGTTATCATTGGTTCAACGATTGGGGACGAGATACCCTCATTTCCTTACCCGGTTTAGCCTTAGTTACTCAACGTTTTGATTTAGCAAAAGGGTTATTGCAAACTTTTGGCCGATACTGTCGCCACGGTTTGATTCCTAATGCATTTCCAGATATTGGCGGCGAACCGTTTTATAACAGTATTGATGCGGCGCTGTGGTGGATAGAAACATTAGGGCTGTATTTGGAAGCTACTCAAGATTGGCAGTTTTTAGCCGAGCAATTCCCCGTAGTCCAGCAAATTCACAAAGCATTTTTAGGCGGTACTCGTTATAACATTCAAGCTGATGCTACTGATGGGCTGATTGGCTGGGATGCTCGCGGTGTAGCCTTGACTTGGATGGATGCAGTGGTGGAGGGACAACCTGTCACACCCCGCCTTGGTAAGCCGGTAGAAATTAACGCTTTGTGGTACTCAGCTTTATGTTGGGGGAGTCAATGGGCAAAAAAATTGAGCGAATTAGAGTCTGGTAGTTCGGCGGTGCGTCTTGCTAATCAAGGACAGCGTTACGCCCAGCAAGCACAACAGGTGAAAGCTTCGCTGCAAAAGTTCTGGAATCCCAAACTTTGTTACTTATATGACACCATTGAGCCGGACGATCGCCGGAATTCCCAGATCCGCCCCAATGCTGTTTTGGCTTTGTCGTTACACCATTGTGGGTTTTCGCCACAACAAGGATGTCAAATACTTGATCGAGCAACTTCCAGCTTATTAACTCCCTATGGGCTGCGGACTCTCGATCCTGGCGACCCCCAGTATATGGGAAAATATCTGGGCAATCCCAAAGAACGCGATCGCGCTTATCATCAAGGTACTGTTTGGTGTTGGCTGATTGGCCCCTTTAGCCGGGCTTGGCAGCGTTTTTATCCACAAGTACCATTACCATTTGATTGGCAACCTTTGCTAGAGCATTTTCTCTGTGATGCTTGTCTTGGCTCTATTTCCGAGATTTTTGATGGTGATGCGCCTCATGCTCCCAGAGGTGCGATCGCCCAGGCTTGGTCAGTGGCTGAGGTGATTCGCCATCTCCCTAATCAACATATCCACAAATGA